A region of Saccharomyces kudriavzevii IFO 1802 strain IFO1802 genome assembly, chromosome: 14 DNA encodes the following proteins:
- the GIS2 gene encoding mRNA-binding translational activator GIS2 (similar to Saccharomyces cerevisiae GIS2 (YNL255C); ancestral locus Anc_1.105) yields MSQKACYVCGKIGHLAEDCDSERLCYNCNKPGHVQTDCTMPRTVEFKQCYNCGETGHVRSECAVQRCFNCNQTGHISKECPEPKKATRFSKVSCYKCGGPNHMAKDCMKEDGASGLKCYTCGQAGHMSRDCQNDRLCYNCNETGHISKDCSKV; encoded by the coding sequence atgtcCCAAAAAGCCTGTTACGTTTGTGGTAAGATTGGTCACTTAGCCGAAGACTGTGATTCCGAAAGACTGTGTTACAACTGTAACAAGCCAGGTCACGTTCAAACAGACTGTACCATGCCAAGAACTGTCGAGTTCAAGCAATGTTACAACTGTGGTGAAACTGGCCACGTCAGAAGCGAATGTGCTGTACAACGTTGTTTCAACTGTAACCAAACCGGTCACATCTCCAAGGAGTGCCCTGAGCCAAAGAAGGCCACTAGGTTCTCCAAGGTTTCGTGTTACAAATGTGGCGGTCCAAACCACATGGCTAAGGACTGTATGAAGGAAGATGGCGCGAGCGGTTTGAAATGTTACACCTGTGGTCAAGCCGGCCACATGTCCAGAGACTGTCAAAATGACAGACTTTGCTACAACTGTAACGAAACCGGCCATATCTCAAAGGATTGTTCAAAGGTTTAG
- the FOL1 gene encoding trifunctional dihydropteroate synthetase/dihydrohydroxymethylpterin pyrophosphokinase/dihydroneopterin aldolase FOL1 (similar to Saccharomyces cerevisiae FOL1 (YNL256W); ancestral locus Anc_1.104) yields the protein MSKLFSTVNSARHSVSLNSMKDYVHIKKLEMNTVLGPDSWNQLMPQKCLLSLDMGTDFSKSAATDDLKYSLNYAAISRDLTKFVSKTKNWGSVSNLAKSVSQFVMDKYSGVESLNLEVQADTTHIRSDRISCVIQQERKNPESQEFDVVKISELKMLTLIGVFTFERLRKQYVTLDIKLPWPKKAELAPPVQNVIDEVVKFVEASNFKTVEALVESVSGIIAYNEYFQRFPDSPIVVKVLKLNAITATEGVGVSCIREPRDIRIMKGTGSGQAYETSSANFDLPSSQNTSVGDKDTWKRAFLAFGSNIGDRFKHIQMALKLLSREKTVKLLNVSSIFESEPMYFRDQTAFMNGCVELKTLLTPGDLLKLCKKIEYEELQRVKHFDNGPRTIDLDIVMYLNSAEEDILINEPDLNIPHPRMLERTFVLEPLCELISPCHLHPVTAEPIVNHLEQIYEKQHDEDNLWKLVPLPYCDGAEPRFLKFKNVTNIDEFTGEAKRITISPTYIMGIFNATPDSFSDGGEHFADIQSQLKYVIKMCKEALYLHETVIIDIGGCSTRPNSIQASEAEEMQRTIPLIKAIRENSDLPQQKLILSIDTYRSNVAKEAIAAGVDIINDISGGLFDGNMFSVIAENPEVCYILSHTRGDISTMNKLTHYEDPVLGECIQQEFVNNTDIQQLEKLKDGTTLIRNIGQEIGKRYIEAIGSGVKRWQIIMDPGLGFAKDWKQNVQIIRQIPFLKNYSFIMNSQDSRVYINLRNIPVLLGPSRKKFIGHITKDVDAKDRNFATGTVVASCIGFGSDMVRVHDVKNCSKSIKLADAIYKGSE from the coding sequence ATGTCAAAGCTATTTTCAACGGTAAATTCTGCAAGACATAGTGTATCACTGAACAGCATGAAGGATTATGTGCACATCAAGAAACTAGAGATGAATACGGTTCTGGGACCTGATTCTTGGAACCAATTAATGCCTCAAAAATGTTTGTTAAGTTTAGATATGGGTACAGATTTTAGTAAATCTGCGGCTACAGATGACTTAAAATATTCCCTAAACTACGCAGCCATTTCTCGTGATCTGACAAAATTTGTTagtaaaacaaaaaattgggGATCTGTTTCTAATTTGGCCAAATCAGTGTCTCAGTTCGTTATGGATAAATACTCCGGTGTTGAATCCTTGAATTTGGAAGTGCAGGCGGATACGACGCACATTAGAAGTGATCGCATTTCTTGTGTTATTCAacaggaaagaaaaaatccagAATCACAGGAATTTGACGTTGTTAAAATATCTGAGCTAAAAATGTTGACTTTAATTGGTGTTTTCACTTTTGAAAGGCTTAGGAAGCAGTACGTGACTTTGGACATAAAATTGCCTTGGCCAAAGAAAGCCGAATTGGCACCCCCAGTACAAAATGTCATTGATGAAGTTGTCAAATTCGTAGAAGCATCAAACTTCAAGACAGTCGAGGCTTTAGTAGAATCTGTATCAGGTATTATTGCGTATAACGAGTATTTCCAAAGATTTCCAGATTCACCAATTGTAGTCAAAGTTTTGAAGTTAAATGCAATTACAGCTACAGAAGGTGTTGGTGTGAGCTGTATTCGAGAACCTAGGGATATTAGAATAATGAAAGGTACTGGAAGTGGACAGGCCTATGAAACCTCCAGTGCTAATTTTGACTTACCGTCATCGCAAAACACTTCTGTAGGAGACAAAGATACATGGAAAAGAGCATTTTTAGCATTCGGTTCGAACATTGGAGACCGTTTCAAACACATTCAAATGGCATTGAAGCTGTtatcaagagaaaaaacagttAAACTGTTGAATGTTTCatctatttttgaaagtgaaCCGATGTACTTCAGAGACCAAACTGCTTTTATGAATGGGTGCgttgaattgaaaactctACTGACTCCAGGAGATTTGTTAAAATtgtgcaaaaaaattgaatacgAAGAATTACAAAGAGTGAAGCATTTTGATAACGGTCCAAGAACAATAGATTTGGACATTGTCATGTACCTTAATAGTGCAGAAGAGGATATCTTAATAAATGAACCGGATTTGAATATACCACACCCAAGAATGTTGGAGAGAacttttgttcttgaacCGCTATGTGAACTGATATCACCGTGTCACCTTCATCCTGTGACAGCGGAGCCTATAGTAAACCATTTAGAACAAATATACGAGAAACAACATGATGAGGACAACTTATGGAAACTAGTTCCATTACCTTATTGTGACGGTGCGGAACCAAGattcttgaaattcaaaaacgTTACAAACATTGATGAATTTACTGGGGaagcaaaaagaattaCCATTTCACCCACATATATCATGGGTATTTTCAACGCTACTCCAGATTCCTTTTCAGACGGAGGTGAACACTTTGCAGACATTCAAAGTCAATTAAAATATGTTATTAAAATGTGCAAAGAGGCATTGTATTTGCATGAGACCGTGATTATTGACATTGGGGGGTGCTCCACTAGGCCCAATTCCATTCAGGCATCTGAGGCAGAAGAGATGCAAAGAACAATTCCATTAATTAAAGCCATTAGGGAAAACTCGGACTTGCCACAGCAGAAACTCATACTCTCCATCGATACATATCGTTCTAATGTCGCTAAAGAGGCTATTGCAGCTGGAGTAGATATTATTAATGATATTTCTGGAGGTCTGTTCGATGGCAACATGTTTTCTGTAATTGCAGAAAACCCAGAAGTCTGTTATATTCTGTCGCACACACGTGGTGATATTTCAACGATGAACAAGTTGACGCATTATGAGGATCCTGTATTAGGCGAATGTATTCAACAAGAGTTTGTTAACAACACAGACATCCAGCAGCTagagaaattgaaggatgGAACAACATTAATTAGGAATATAGGCCAGGAAATTGGGAAAAGATATATTGAAGCAATCGGTAGTGGAGTGAAGCGTTGGCAAATCATAATGGATCCTGGGCTTGGATTTGCTAAGGACTGGAAACAAAATGTACAAATTATTAGGCAAATTCCATTCTTAAAGAACTACTCCTTCATCATGAACTCTCAAGATTCTCGGGTGTATATTAACCTCAGAAATATCCCTGTTTTATTAGGTCCATCGCGTAAAAAGTTTATTGGGCATATAACGAAAGATGTGGACGCAAAGGACAGGAATTTTGCTACCGGAACCGTTGTAGCATCTTGTATTGGGTTTGGTAGTGACATGGTTAGGGTCCATGACGTAAAAAATTGTTCTAAGAGCATTAAATTAGCAGATGCTATTTATAAAGGTTCAGAATAA
- the TEX1 gene encoding Tex1p (similar to Saccharomyces cerevisiae TEX1 (YNL253W); ancestral locus Anc_1.107), which produces MPISESIDILDQKTITSEVAASVTSKYLQSTLSKSNTSDIEDERFIHVSSRSHSRFSSSSSTPNEVLSLKFHVSGSSMAYSRMDGSLTVWFIKDASFDKSVKIYIPDCCGSDKLATDLSWNPTSLNQLAVVSNSSEISLLLINEMTLKASKLRTLSLGSKTKVNACLYDPSGNWLLAATKSERIYLFDVKEDHSLLCSLNVSNTSPNDSDIIYSIEWSNAGSYIFIGFKSGYLVILNAKDGMLRVSNTIKAHSGSITGIKMDPWGRYFITGSSDGNCYIWSTKSLCCELIINDLDSAVITLDICHLGKILAICTEGEMVYFYDINDGKLLQSKSLANYKSDLVLKFYPNKSWYIMSGKNDTLSNHFLKNEKNLITYWKDLYNSAIIEKRRKNNGISSNHSKTAGKNNDRIAKDRPSRFNSRK; this is translated from the coding sequence ATGCCAATTAGTGAGAGTATCGATATTCTTGACCAAAAGACTATAACTTCTGAGGTGGCTGCTTCGGTAACCTCGAAATATCTGCAAAGCACGCTTTCTAAAAGTAATACAAGTGATATTGAGGACGAGAGATTTATTCACGTTAGTTCGCGCTCTCACTCAAGGTTTAGTTCCAGCTCTTCAACTCCTAATGAAGTgctttctttgaaattccATGTTTCGGGCTCGTCAATGGCATACAGTAGAATGGATGGCTCTTTAACCGTTTGGTTCATCAAAGATGCAAGTTTCGACAAATCCGTCAAGATTTATATTCCAGACTGTTGCGGTTCTGATAAGCTGGCCACTGATTTGTCTTGGAACCCTACTTCTTTGAATCAATTGGCCGTCGTGAGTAATTCATCGGAGATATCCTTACTTTTGATCAATGAAATGACGCTAAAGGCGTCTAAATTAAGAACTTTGTCATTGGGAAGTAAGACTAAAGTTAACGCTTGTCTTTATGATCCGTCAGGAAATTGGTTATTAGCTGCAACGAAATCTGAGAGGATTTATCTGTTTGATGTTAAGGAGGACCACAGccttctttgttctttgaATGTTAGCAACACAAGTCCTAATGATAGCGACATTATTTATTCCATAGAATGGAGCAATGCTGGAAGttatatatttattggTTTCAAGAGCGGTTATTTGGTCATTTTGAATGCAAAGGACGGCATGTTAAGAGTTTCCAATACGATTAAAGCACATAGCGGTTCCATAACCGGTATCAAGATGGACCCATGGGGAAGATATTTTATCACTGGTAGCAGTGATGGGAACTGTTACATTTGGAGTACAAAGTCACTATGTTGCGAATTGATAATTAATGACTTAGACTCTGCAGTAATAACATTGGACATCTGTCATTTGGGTAAAATACTAGCGATTTGCACGGAGGGTGAAATGGTGTATTTCTACGATATTAACGATGGTAAATTGCTTCAATCCAAATCTTTGGCAAACTATAAGTCTGACCTggttttgaaattttatccGAACAAATCATGGTATATTATGTCAGGCAAGAATGATACTTTGTCGAACCACTTTCTtaagaacgaaaaaaatcttATAACGTATTGGAAAGACTTGTACAATAGCGCTATAATCGAAAAACGTAGGAAAAATAACGGCATCAGTAGCAATCATAGCAAAACGGCTGGCAAAAACAACGATAGAATTGCCAAAGATAGGCCAAGTAGGTTCAATTCACGAAAATAG
- the MRPL17 gene encoding mitochondrial 54S ribosomal protein mL46 (similar to Saccharomyces cerevisiae MRPL17 (YNL252C); ancestral locus Anc_1.108) has product MPSLSTHPMRVNLMLKRGLATATANTTSLKIKVGVLLSRIPVIKSEVNDLEKHYYEYQSRLEKRLMWTFPAYFYFKKGTIAEHKFSSQQDGPISKKSGIWFPKGVPDIKHGRERSTSQEIRLPNNNTATSITNKKEQNKDDVNRPVIPNDRITEADRSNDTKSLERQLSRTLYLLVKDRNGVWKFPNFDLSDDSKPLHINAENGLRLLGGDQIHTWSVSATPIGVLKDEKNGAAEFILKSHILAGKFDLMPQKNDAFNDYAWLTKDEIDEYVPKEYFSQTGFLLADN; this is encoded by the coding sequence ATGCCCTCCCTCAGCACCCACCCAATGAGAGTAAATTTAATGTTGAAAAGAGGGCTGGCTACAGCAACGGCCAATACTACCTCGCTGAAGATCAAAGTTGGAGTACTACTGTCAAGAATCCCTGTAATTAAATCAGAAGTAAATGACCTAGAAAAACACTACTATGAGTATCAATCGCGACTAGAGAAAAGGTTAATGTGGACGTTTCCAgcatatttttatttcaagaaGGGTACTATAGCAGAACATAAATTTTCATCTCAACAGGATGGGCccatttccaagaaaagtGGCATTTGGTTCCCTAAAGGCGTGCCGGACATTAAACATGGCAGAGAAAGAAGCACCTCGCAAGAAATCAGGCTACCCAACAATAACACAGCAACGTCCATTACCAACAAAAAAGAGCAAAACAAAGATGATGTTAACAGACCCGTCATTCCTAACGATAGAATAACGGAAGCCGATAGATCAAATGATACCAAGAGCCTTGAAAGACAACTAAGCAGGACCTTATATCTGTTAGTTAAAGATAGAAACGGTGTTTGGAAATTTCCCAACTTTGACTTATCAGATGACTCTAAGCCCTTACACATAAACGCGGAGAATGGATTAAGATTGCTGGGTGGTGATCAAATACACACTTGGTCTGTTTCTGCTACCCCCATCGGTGTGCTGAAGGACGAAAAGAACGGTGCAGCAGAGTTTATCTTGAAATCACACATCTTGGCAGGAAAGTTCGATTTGATGCCACAAAAAAACGATGCATTCAACGATTATGCCTGGCTGACgaaggatgaaattgatgaatACGTACCAAAAGAGTATTTCAGTCAAACTGGGTTTCTTTTAGCAGATAATTGA
- the RTC4 gene encoding Rtc4p (similar to Saccharomyces cerevisiae RTC4 (YNL254C); ancestral locus Anc_1.106), with product MAGPNVTVNQARRKGVYFTKKGNADNLLLMKRQGKHGIQDAENDGLSNREVSTPVIKRAKADDIFKGGTEVEKSLSTATFDKVLKPSSDSEIEAARKPREEEKEEQDISISLIQNLKSEDIESVRCRSSNLFDGRKLLLEAELSAAEDNQVFSSSFPEEKKLSLQSCLSSREQIIKKLQTRKEYTGKFNLPPMLFSDELLNEIEPFMPIVVDILKGRVSSAYYFKAKNAYKDSEKAYLSVDEFRKLNLNRFTAGFYGLKRQLRVGEEISKRYRKELTHDQPATLRWWGVADFCNYILAPEILTSFCIHQLNLYGKLPQDKHTKNQRDKKQLYYDPEIRMLAYDLLEDTVEYGTTVADSDPIEQWEVAIEEDRLRELNLDVHDYSSKRWRVTMHDQAK from the coding sequence ATGGCTGGACCTAACGTGACAGTCAATCAAGCGAGGAGAAAAGGTGTCTACTTCACAAAGAAAGGAAATGCTGACAATCTACTGCTGATGAAAAGACAGGGAAAACATGGCATACAAGATGCAGAGAATGATGGATTATCAAATCGCGAAGTCTCTACCCCTGTGATAAAGCGTGCTAAAGCAGATGATATCTTCAAAGGCGGAACagaagtggaaaaaagcTTGTCTACTGCTACATTCGATAAGGTTTTGAAGCCGTCCTCAGATTCCGAAATAGAAGCTGCTAGGAAAccaagagaagaagaaaaagaagagcagGACATTTCTATATCGTTGATACAAAATCTGAAAAGCGAAGATATTGAGTCCGTCAGATGCAGAAGCAGCAATCTCTTCGACGGTAGGAAATTACTCTTGGAGGCTGAATTGTCAGCAGCTGAAGATAATCAAGTCTTCTCATCGTCATTTCCTGAGGAGAAAAAGTTATCCTTACAGAGTTGTTTGAGTTCCAGGGAACAGATAATCAAGAAGCTTCAAACAAGGAAAGAATACACGGGCAAGTTTAATCTTCCACCCATGCTGTTTTCAGATGAGCTGCTGAACGAAATAGAACCCTTCATGCCCATTGTTGTGGATATACTGAAGGGTAGGGTATCGTCTGCCTATTATTTCAAGGCGAAAAATGCATACAAAGACTCAGAAAAGGCCTACTTGTCTGTAGATGAGTTCAGAAAATTGAACTTAAATAGGTTCACCGCTGGCTTTTATGGCCTAAAAAGGCAACTGAGAGTTGGTGAAGAGATCTCGAAGAGATACAGAAAGGAACTTACGCACGACCAACCTGCAACCTTGAGATGGTGGGGGGTAGCAGATTTCTGCAATTACATTTTGGCCCCGGAAATCCTTACGTCCTTTTGCATTCACCAATTGAATCTCTACGGCAAACTGCCACAGGACAAACATACAAAGAATCAACGCGACAAGAAACAACTTTACTATGACCCTGAAATAAGAATGCTAGCGTACGATTTACTTGAGGATACCGTCGAGTACGGCACCACCGTAGCGGATTCCGACCCGATAGAGCAATGGGAAGTCGCTATAGAGGAAGATCGTCTGCGAGAACTAAACCTCGACGTACATGACTATTCCAGCAAGCGATGGCGAGTGACTATGCATGACCAAGCCAAGTGA
- the SIP3 gene encoding Sip3p (similar to Saccharomyces cerevisiae YSP1 (YHR155W) and SIP3 (YNL257C); ancestral locus Anc_1.100) translates to MSIDGSDPKKRQLRLISVAFKEASIDSPSFRASVNFFQTRVDALEDWIEKTVDFFDQKYKVSFEDFRRAKETLLSQLLPSPALLSNGFVSNQSFTPRLIDGFNKDYYDFSMKLLKIVKGDDSSHSTALLELMTNAIEPYTNMRKNFDFYQGKYDSMLASYQAIRVSRTSLEPSSIKGDALQLFEVQKSYLKASLDLISAISVVKLSLDKFILESMKVLKCRSIFITKDTGKKIDLSPSINDYLDSYSIWVENSIEGSKILSSDISSAKKQAYGYTLKRITPSSDVSDYNIRSIHSSKLLSRDTQAPEKSPEKSGWLYMKTQVGKTNREIWVRRWCFLKNAVFGMFLLSPSKTYVEETDKFGVFLTNVRYDPEEDRKFCFEVKIFGNKATDLHENMSKDITLVFQTSNFRNLKSWLVAFETTKKYVMNLQHDSLEYELAFKRFSPKFFEFASSTTTSIDQLITTFDKETESLYDTLNCSISEYDILTLGEERVFQFQMPATPISTKMTQLAILSNFLTKGSWFPNAVLANIWGTTDWSEYSILPSRGKKPSSLLTKDGKRLPIRNSTIYPHYYSNELKIIDLQFKSLVFSPDQRLEKLPEDLLLFKFEAFWCPNKKQKFSATCFCTKDYIYCYMNSMEFICLTKINLAEIVSVEADKSSEKTLKLYDASGLQMTAVILFADYKLVASKLQYLLENKAIKNPNSNEEILVKFEQMEKEFQEKNQEELYKTEQEEKSNYKGMTSMAKNIRSRVTFWEMPDDASSLLKRLKKLQTEYTITYHHEYDISSKGLAHILFGDRSNVFPKCLFLARKDRKENVKSFWHKEKGINDKQQLVRKIPFQLDITGNFLNTRKHHGNEEFKVIFATQRIVNIVENKYYEVDLDPFYIKVPFCHLLRASVKFIITESYDTDSHLEIKLNMTANSSSLHVLYKLEYVDNKTGETVKKLSLAEIICQKWVLKFAHSEFLLIRKVLRFYLEKIGKYGKVIKAIKLCGIIGLSGSKNEECAADRSDKPKKSDKSKKSESMRYDIKYSCTVLFLIFIKLMVYRITNLTFVFIRILIGILLLCAEKFSRINRTMVVGLLASIAISTFLSGRASVSYWSVKRAEKLFNDRLGSDKFTIQRAIYISDLDLLTSQLSVTPNNPIFEKFSGDNFNKDYQYRETRKQLAMRRNELLVELRILQDMEKQLVHGDYEKFLVEEVNKCSLVSTEMADLWLNDTQLRNYCSVCNEEIVKLGSSII, encoded by the coding sequence ATGTCCATTGATGGAAGCGATCCCAAAAAGAGGCAACTAAGACTCATATCAGTGGCATTTAAAGAAGCGTCAATTGATTCACCATCCTTTCGTGCATCTGtaaatttcttccaaacCAGAGTGGATGCGCTAGAAGATTGGATAGAAAAGACGGTGGACTTTTTTGACCAGAAGTACAAGGTGTCGTTTGAGGATTTTCGGCGGGCCAAAGAAACTCTTTTATCCCAATTGTTGCCTTCTCCTGCCTTGCTGAGTAATGGGTTTGTCAGTAATCAATCGTTTACTCCCAGACTGATTGACGGCTTCAATAAGGACTATTATGATTTCTCTATGAAGCTGCTAAAGATTGTAAAGGGTGATGATTCTAGCCATTCAACTGCTCTGTTGGAACTTATGACTAATGCAATTGAACCATATACAAatatgagaaaaaattttgatttttacCAAGGTAAATATGACAGCATGTTGGCATCCTACCAGGCCATAAGGGTTTCCAGAACCAGTTTGGAACCCTCTTCTATCAAAGGTGATGCTTTGCAATTAtttgaagttcaaaaaagttATCTGAAAGCTTCCTTAGACCTCATAAGCGCAATATCAGTAGTAAAATTAAGTTTAGACAAATTCATATTAGAATCGATGAAAGTATTAAAATGCCGGAGCATTTTTATAACAAAGGatactggaaaaaaaattgatttatCTCCCTCTATTAACGATTACTTGGATAGTTACTCCATATGGGTAGAAAATTCCATCGAAGGTTCCAAGATCTTAAGTTCTGATATCAGTAGTGCTAAAAAGCAAGCGTATGGTTATACACTGAAAAGAATTACGCCATCCAGTGATGTTAGTGACTATAACATCAGATCGATACATTCTTCGAAGCTACTATCGAGGGACACACAGGCACCCGAAAAATCGCCTGAAAAATCTGGATGGCTTTACATGAAGACTCAAGTAGGGAAAACAAATAGAGAAATATGGGTAAGAAGGTGGTGTTTTCTGAAAAACGCTGTATTTGGGATGTTCCTTTTATCGCCCTCAAAGACCTATGTGGAGGAAACTGATAAGTTTGGTGTCTTTCTTACTAATGTGCGGTATGATCCAGAAGAGGATCGAAAATTTTGCTTTGAAGTAAAAATCTTTGGCAATAAAGCGACAGATTTGCATGAAAACATGTCAAAGGATATCACATtggtttttcaaacttcCAATTTTCgaaatttgaaatcatGGTTAGTTGCATTTGAAACGACAAAAAAGTATGTTATGAATTTACAGCATGATAGTCTTGAATATGAACTAGCGTTCAAGAGGTTTtctccaaaattttttgagttCGCCTCTAGTACGACAACTTCCATAGATCAATTGATAACGACgtttgataaagaaactGAGTCCTTATATGACACCTTGAATTGTTCTATATCTGAATATGATATTTTGACTTTAGGAGAGGAGAGGGTAttccaatttcaaatgCCTGCAACACCAATATCTACTAAAATGACACAGCTTGCTATTTTATCCAACTTTCTCACAAAGGGTAGTTGGTTCCCCAATGCTGTTCTTGCAAATATATGGGGTACAACTGATTGGAGTGAATATAGTATACTACCAAGCAGGGGGAAGAAGCCTTCCTCGCTGTTAACAAAGGACGGAAAGAGGCTTCCTATAAGAAACTCTACTATATATCCCCATTATTATTCTAATGAGCTGAAGATCATTGATCTTCAATTCAAATCGCTGGTATTTTCTCCGGACCAAAGATTGGAGAAACTACCGGAAGATCTTTTACTTTTTAAATTCGAAGCATTTTGGTGTCCCaacaagaaacaaaaattcTCAGCAACCTGTTTTTGCACGAAAGACTACATTTATTGCTACATGAACTCTATGGAATTTATTTGTCTTACAAAGATCAATCTAGCTGAGATTGTTTCTGTAGAGGCCGACAAATCATCAGAAAAAACTCTAAAACTTTATGATGCCAGCGGTTTACAAATGACTGCTGTCATTTTATTTGCTGACTATAAACTTGTTGCATCTAAGCTGCAGTATCTTCTGGAAAACAAAGCTataaaaaatccaaataGTAACGAGGAAATTTTAGTGAAATTTGAGCAGATGGAAAAGgagtttcaagaaaaaaaccaagAGGAATTATATAAGACagagcaagaagaaaagtcTAATTATAAAGGGATGACTAGTATGGCCAAAAATATTAGATCACGTGTGACATTCTGGGAGATGCCTGATGATGCATCTTCTTTGTTGAAAAGGCtcaaaaaacttcaaacaGAGTACACAATTACGTATCATCACGAGTATGACATATCCAGTAAAGGACTGGCTCATATATTGTTTGGGGATAGATCGAATGTCTTTCCAAAATGCTTATTTCTAGCAAGAAAAGATAGGAAGGAAAACGTTAAGTCGTTTTGgcataaagaaaaaggcattAACGACAAACAACAACTAGTACGGAAAATACCGTTCCAATTGGATATTACCGGCAATTTTTTAAATACTAGAAAACATCATGgaaatgaagaattcaaaGTCATCTTTGCTACTCAGAGAATTGTCAATATCGTCGAGAACAAATATTATGAAGTTGACTTGGATCCATTCTATATCAAAGTGCCATTTTGTCATTTATTAAGAGCTTCAGTAAAGTTTATTATTACCGAGTCATACGATACTGACAGTCATCTGGAAATCAAACTGAATATGACGGCAAATAGTTCTTCACTTCATGTTTTGTACAAACTTGAGTACGTTGACAATAAGACTGGGGAAACAGTGAAAAAGCTATCTTTGGCTGAAATAATATGCCAAAAATGGGTGTTGAAATTTGCGCATAGCGAGTTCCTGCTGATAAGAAAGGTGTTACGATTCtatttagaaaaaattggcaaATACGGAAAAGTTATTAAAGCCATCAAACTATGCGGTATTATAGGTCTTTCCGGCagcaaaaatgaagaatgtgCTGCTGACAGAAGTGATAAACCCAAGAAAAGCGATAAATCTAAGAAAAGTGAAAGTATGCGATATGACATTAAGTATTCTTGTACTGTCCTTTTCTTAATATTCATTAAACTGATGGTTTACAGGATAACTAATTTAACATTTGTATTCATTAGAATACTGATCGgtattttattattatgcGCAGAAAAGTTTTCTCGGATCAATCGAACGATGGTGGTTGGCCTATTAGCATCTATCGCGATCAGTACATTTTTGTCGGGAAGGGCATCTGTTTCGTACTGGTCTGTAAAGAgagctgaaaaattgtttaaCGATCGTCTGGGATCAGATAAGTTCACGATACAAAGGGCCATTTACATAAGTGATTTGGACCTACTGACCAGTCAATTGTCAGTAACACCAAATAATCCCATTTTCGAAAAGTTCAGTGGGGACAATTTCAATAAGGACTATCAGTATAGGGAAACCCGAAAACAGTTGGCTATGAGGAGGAATGAGCTGCTGGTTGAACTAAGGATACTTCAAGACATGGAGAAACAATTAGTACATGGCGactatgaaaaatttttagtGGAAGAAGTAAACAAGTGTTCGTTGGTGTCGACAGAAATGGCTGATCTTTGGTTGAATGATACTCAATTGCGTAATTACTGTTCTGTCTGTAATGAAGAGATCGTAAAGTTGGGGTCGTCAATAATATGA